From one Streptomyces sp. N50 genomic stretch:
- a CDS encoding nitroreductase/quinone reductase family protein, translating to MIGVRAVQKVSSTRAFARIAPHVIPAMDRTVHRLTRGKVLLSAQMLPGVILTSTGARSGQPRRSPLACMPEDGGWILVGSNFGRSGHPAWTHNLIAHPDAEISWKGEEIPVTARLLAGEERAGVWQTALAFWPPYATYQKRIEREIRLFRITRRAGGGPPE from the coding sequence GTGATCGGTGTGCGTGCGGTGCAGAAGGTGTCGTCGACCCGGGCGTTCGCGCGGATCGCCCCGCATGTCATCCCCGCCATGGACCGGACCGTGCACCGGCTCACGCGCGGGAAGGTGCTGCTGAGCGCCCAGATGCTGCCGGGGGTGATCCTGACCTCCACCGGGGCGCGGAGTGGGCAGCCGCGCCGAAGTCCCCTTGCCTGTATGCCGGAAGACGGCGGCTGGATTCTCGTCGGGTCCAACTTCGGGCGCAGCGGGCATCCCGCCTGGACGCACAACCTGATCGCCCACCCCGACGCCGAGATCAGCTGGAAAGGGGAGGAAATCCCCGTCACCGCACGGCTGTTGGCGGGCGAGGAGCGGGCCGGGGTGTGGCAGACCGCGCTGGCGTTCTGGCCGCCGTACGCCACGTACCAGAAACGGATCGAGCGGGAGATCCGGCTGTTCCGGATCACACGCAGGGCAGGCGGTGGTCCACCGGAGTGA
- a CDS encoding acyltransferase — protein sequence MDVRASEAPVRRQVLGLDGLRGLAALYVVLFHCWLYAFPGYPDSSAPRVLDVLMFGRIAVVFFLVLSGFSLAISPARHGWRSGGVAQFLRRRAWRILPPYWAALALSLVVSLFVVPASHYGPPNTSSVLVYGLVLQDVFFAPTPNGAFWSIGVEAELYLLFPLILLVRRRFSAAAAIACVTLPVIVRGLLAPGSNPVEGDNWLAPHLAPVFVAGVVGAGIVVASERVRRLPWGWFAVLAALPVLALGFVQGSVWTVRHYFWIDLAIAPAMTMLIAAVATGQPAFLVRLLTTRPLQRLGDFSYSLYLIHLPIVLVVIRRVAPHVVAPGLHTFCFTLLLGLPVSVLTAWLFSQIFELPFKRNRSWKSLMAQSRPSTTVPEEQNQPPVPEATPSRGKSPSAPVT from the coding sequence GTGGATGTGAGAGCGAGCGAGGCACCCGTACGTCGGCAGGTGCTGGGGCTGGACGGTCTCCGTGGGCTGGCGGCGCTGTATGTGGTGCTGTTCCACTGCTGGCTGTACGCCTTCCCGGGGTATCCCGACAGTTCGGCGCCCCGGGTGCTGGACGTGCTGATGTTCGGGCGTATCGCCGTCGTCTTCTTCCTGGTGCTGTCCGGCTTCTCGCTCGCGATCTCCCCGGCGCGACACGGCTGGCGGTCGGGCGGTGTCGCCCAGTTCCTGCGCCGACGCGCCTGGCGCATCCTGCCGCCGTACTGGGCTGCGCTGGCCCTGAGCCTCGTCGTCTCGCTGTTCGTGGTGCCGGCTTCGCACTACGGGCCGCCCAACACCTCATCGGTCCTCGTCTACGGCCTTGTCCTTCAGGACGTGTTCTTCGCCCCGACCCCGAACGGCGCCTTCTGGTCGATCGGAGTGGAGGCCGAGTTGTATCTCCTCTTCCCTCTCATTCTTCTTGTCCGGCGGCGGTTCAGCGCGGCTGCCGCGATCGCGTGCGTGACGCTCCCGGTGATCGTCCGCGGGCTGCTGGCCCCCGGCTCGAACCCGGTCGAGGGCGACAACTGGCTCGCCCCGCATCTGGCTCCCGTGTTCGTCGCCGGAGTGGTGGGTGCGGGCATCGTCGTCGCGTCGGAGCGGGTTCGGCGTCTGCCGTGGGGATGGTTCGCCGTCCTGGCCGCCCTGCCGGTGCTGGCGCTCGGCTTCGTCCAGGGTTCCGTCTGGACGGTGCGCCACTACTTCTGGATCGACCTCGCCATCGCCCCCGCCATGACGATGCTCATTGCCGCCGTTGCCACCGGTCAACCCGCCTTTCTTGTACGGCTGTTGACCACGCGACCCCTTCAGCGCCTCGGCGATTTCTCCTACAGCCTCTACCTGATCCACCTGCCGATCGTCCTCGTCGTCATTCGCCGCGTGGCCCCGCATGTCGTCGCGCCCGGTCTGCACACCTTCTGCTTCACGCTGCTTCTGGGCCTGCCCGTCTCGGTGCTGACGGCATGGCTCTTCTCCCAGATCTTCGAACTGCCCTTCAAGCGGAACCGGTCCTGGAAGTCCCTGATGGCTCAGTCCCGGCCCAGCACCACCGTCCCTGAAGAGCAGAACCAGCCGCCCGTCCCGGAAGCCACCCCCAGTCGCGGCAAGTCGCCGTCCGCGCCCGTCACCTGA
- a CDS encoding pyridoxal 5'-phosphate synthase, translated as MATGTDLHELLKSLRVWAPELTELPPLDPTTTPDTPLPFFTTWFAEAVAAGEPEPHVMSLATRDGDPASEGGGLPDVRMVMLHGADKEGWSFATHSTSRKGHQLKGFAYAALAFYWPRLGRQVRLRGPVLPATPTESQADLHAHSTGALAAALTGHQSEVLPSLAELTQASETAWDLAQREPETPAPSWTLYRVFPDEVEFFQGDALRRHVRLSYVREERGWSKGLLWP; from the coding sequence ATGGCAACGGGAACGGACCTCCACGAACTACTGAAATCACTACGGGTATGGGCCCCCGAGCTGACCGAGCTCCCACCCCTCGACCCGACCACAACCCCGGACACCCCCCTCCCCTTCTTCACCACGTGGTTCGCGGAGGCGGTGGCGGCGGGTGAGCCCGAACCCCACGTGATGTCACTGGCGACGCGGGACGGCGACCCGGCGTCAGAGGGCGGTGGCCTCCCCGACGTACGGATGGTGATGCTGCACGGCGCGGACAAGGAGGGCTGGTCCTTCGCGACCCACTCCACGAGTCGCAAGGGCCACCAACTGAAGGGCTTCGCCTACGCGGCCCTCGCCTTCTACTGGCCCCGCCTGGGCCGCCAGGTCCGCCTACGAGGCCCGGTCCTCCCGGCGACCCCGACCGAATCCCAGGCAGACCTGCACGCCCACTCGACAGGCGCCCTGGCCGCAGCCCTGACCGGCCACCAGAGCGAAGTCCTCCCGTCCCTGGCCGAGTTGACGCAGGCGTCCGAGACAGCCTGGGACCTGGCACAACGCGAACCGGAAACCCCTGCCCCGTCCTGGACCCTGTACCGCGTGTTCCCTGACGAGGTCGAGTTCTTCCAGGGGGACGCGCTACGACGGCACGTGCGCCTGAGCTATGTCCGGGAGGAGCGGGGTTGGTCGAAGGGGTTGCTCTGGCCCTGA
- a CDS encoding acyl-CoA dehydrogenase family protein, producing MDASFTAEQDEIRRTLRELLQKRCGPDESRAAVDSPAGHDPALWTALARQLGLPGLALPEAYGGVGCSVTELALAAEETGRFLAPSPLLATAVLTAPLVLALGTDTQRARLLPRIAAGSLTAALAVPGTALTTALTLTGPNGGEWAGGGRAGGVQARQVGDSGWRLYGQVAQVLDGHSAEVLLVAAHAGGFARSRTLLFLVAGDADGLVRVRQTALDATRPQARLELRDVEAELLGPDDGPNVLRELSATGDTVAAVLAAEAVGAADRALERTVHYVKQREQFGRAIGSFQAVKHRLADVYVQVQAAKSAAYYAAWATGQGEERVGGLALAQALEALRTAAAEGIQLHGGIGFTWEHDAHLSFKRAAGDELLFGPVHRLRAYAAEGAHLFENREVTV from the coding sequence ATGGACGCCAGCTTCACCGCCGAGCAGGACGAGATCCGCCGTACCCTCCGCGAACTGCTCCAAAAGCGGTGTGGGCCGGACGAGTCGCGCGCCGCCGTCGACAGCCCCGCCGGACACGACCCCGCCCTCTGGACCGCCCTCGCCCGGCAACTCGGCCTGCCCGGACTCGCCCTCCCCGAGGCCTACGGCGGCGTCGGCTGCTCGGTGACCGAACTCGCCCTCGCGGCAGAGGAGACGGGCCGATTCCTCGCCCCCTCCCCGCTCCTCGCCACCGCCGTGCTCACCGCGCCCCTCGTCCTCGCCCTCGGCACCGACACCCAGCGCGCCCGCCTGCTGCCCCGCATCGCCGCCGGCTCCCTCACCGCCGCCCTCGCCGTCCCCGGCACCGCCCTCACCACCGCCCTCACCCTCACCGGCCCCAACGGCGGGGAATGGGCGGGGGGTGGACGCGCGGGCGGGGTGCAGGCCCGGCAGGTCGGGGACTCCGGGTGGCGGTTGTACGGGCAGGTCGCGCAGGTTCTCGACGGACACAGTGCCGAGGTGCTGCTCGTCGCCGCTCACGCCGGGGGCTTCGCCCGGTCGCGGACGCTCCTCTTCCTCGTCGCGGGGGACGCGGACGGGCTCGTACGCGTACGGCAGACCGCACTTGACGCCACCCGGCCGCAGGCCCGGCTCGAACTGCGGGACGTGGAGGCCGAGTTGCTCGGTCCGGACGACGGCCCGAACGTCCTGCGGGAGCTCTCCGCCACCGGTGACACCGTCGCCGCCGTCCTCGCCGCCGAGGCCGTCGGGGCCGCCGACCGGGCGCTGGAGCGGACCGTCCACTACGTCAAGCAGCGTGAGCAGTTCGGGCGGGCCATCGGGTCGTTCCAGGCGGTGAAGCACCGGCTGGCCGATGTGTATGTGCAGGTCCAGGCCGCCAAGTCGGCTGCCTACTACGCCGCTTGGGCGACCGGCCAGGGGGAGGAGCGGGTCGGTGGGCTCGCGCTCGCCCAGGCTCTGGAGGCGCTGCGGACCGCCGCCGCCGAAGGGATCCAGCTGCACGGTGGGATCGGGTTCACCTGGGAGCACGACGCCCATCTCTCCTTCAAGCGCGCCGCCGGTGACGAGCTGCTGTTCGGGCCGGTGCACCGGCTGCGGGCGTACGCCGCCGAGGGCGCGCACCTTTTCGAGAACCGCGAGGTGACGGTGTGA
- a CDS encoding GNAT family N-acetyltransferase, which yields MAHIRERSLQHPFPELNGHGLRLRPWDADDDTDVTDWLRGVSDPEFQRWNTPLRPVTDVTGARGSLRSRAENAEDGVSASFCVTDAVSGTTLGHIGVNDIDHVIRVARVGYWTLPEARGRNVATRALALAARWALTDLGLHRLELGHALGHDASCRIAERCGFPAEGMLRGAMFEAGRRDAFRDVHLHGRLATDPEVQL from the coding sequence ATGGCCCACATACGCGAGCGGTCCCTCCAGCACCCCTTCCCCGAGCTGAACGGTCATGGACTTCGGCTGCGCCCCTGGGACGCCGACGACGACACCGATGTGACGGACTGGCTGCGCGGGGTGTCCGACCCCGAGTTCCAGCGCTGGAACACCCCCCTGCGGCCGGTCACGGACGTCACCGGCGCCCGCGGCTCGCTGCGCTCCCGCGCCGAGAACGCGGAGGACGGCGTCAGCGCGTCGTTCTGCGTCACGGACGCGGTCAGCGGTACGACGCTGGGGCACATCGGCGTCAACGACATCGACCACGTCATCCGCGTCGCCCGCGTCGGCTACTGGACCCTGCCCGAGGCCCGCGGCCGCAACGTCGCCACCCGCGCCCTCGCCCTCGCCGCCCGCTGGGCCCTGACCGACCTGGGCCTGCACCGCCTCGAACTGGGCCATGCCCTCGGCCACGACGCGTCCTGCCGGATCGCCGAGCGCTGCGGGTTCCCGGCCGAGGGGATGTTGCGCGGGGCGATGTTCGAGGCGGGCCGGCGGGACGCGTTCCGTGACGTCCATCTGCACGGCCGGCTGGCGACGGACCCGGAGGTCCAGCTGTGA
- a CDS encoding Zn-ribbon domain-containing OB-fold protein yields the protein MSASPRYDVPEPDAFTRAYWEAAAQGRLLLRHCADCGRVHHYPREFCPHCWSEHVTWQPATGRATLYTWSVVHRNDLPPFGERVPYVAAVVDLAEGPRMMTEMVRAEPAELRAGMAVEVAFRDGVPVFRPVENDVPGAQRA from the coding sequence ATGAGCGCCTCCCCGCGCTACGACGTCCCCGAGCCCGACGCGTTCACCCGCGCCTACTGGGAGGCCGCGGCACAGGGCCGCCTGCTCCTCCGCCACTGCGCGGACTGCGGCCGGGTCCACCACTACCCGCGCGAGTTCTGCCCGCACTGCTGGAGCGAGCACGTCACCTGGCAGCCCGCGACCGGCCGCGCCACCCTCTACACCTGGTCCGTCGTCCACCGCAACGACCTGCCGCCCTTCGGGGAACGGGTGCCGTACGTGGCGGCCGTCGTCGATCTCGCGGAGGGCCCGCGGATGATGACGGAAATGGTGCGGGCCGAGCCCGCCGAACTGCGCGCGGGGATGGCGGTCGAGGTGGCGTTCCGGGACGGGGTGCCGGTGTTCAGGCCGGTCGAAAATGACGTACCCGGCGCACAGCGGGCTTGA
- a CDS encoding thiolase C-terminal domain-containing protein: MPVGSRKVAVVGVALSDCGRVDDTTPYALHAQAARRALADAGLNRSVVDGFASAGLGTLAPVEVAEYLGLRPTWVDSTSVGGATWEVMAAHAADAIAAGHANAVLLAYGSTARADIKAGRRTGNLSFGARGPLQFEVPYGHTLIAKYAMAARRHMLEYGTTIEQLAEVAVQARANAALNPEAMFRDPITVDDVLSGPMIADPFTKLHCCIRSDGGAAILLAAEEYVRDCRTAPVWVLGTGEHVSHAAMSEWPDFTVSPAAVSGRLAFQRAGVEASEMDFAEIYDAFTYMTLVTLEDLGFCAKGEGGAFVEKGRLRVAGGELPVNTDGGGLSAQHPGMRGLFLLVEAVRQLRGEAGARQVTGADGDLPRLGVASGTGGWFCSSGTVVLGRD; encoded by the coding sequence ATGCCAGTGGGGAGCCGCAAGGTCGCCGTGGTGGGCGTGGCTCTGTCCGACTGCGGACGGGTGGACGACACGACCCCCTACGCCCTGCACGCCCAGGCGGCCCGCCGCGCGCTGGCGGACGCGGGCCTGAACCGGTCGGTGGTGGACGGCTTCGCGTCAGCGGGTCTCGGCACCCTGGCCCCGGTCGAGGTGGCCGAATACCTTGGCCTGCGCCCCACTTGGGTCGACTCCACCTCGGTCGGCGGCGCGACGTGGGAGGTCATGGCGGCGCACGCGGCGGACGCGATAGCGGCGGGCCACGCGAACGCCGTCCTGCTCGCCTACGGCTCGACGGCCCGAGCCGACATCAAGGCGGGCCGCCGCACCGGCAACCTCTCCTTCGGCGCGCGGGGCCCCCTCCAGTTCGAGGTCCCCTACGGCCACACGCTGATCGCGAAGTACGCGATGGCCGCGCGCCGCCACATGCTCGAATACGGCACGACCATCGAGCAGTTGGCGGAGGTGGCGGTACAGGCCCGCGCCAACGCCGCCCTGAACCCCGAGGCGATGTTCCGCGACCCGATCACCGTGGACGACGTCCTCTCCGGCCCGATGATCGCCGACCCGTTCACCAAACTGCACTGCTGCATACGGTCAGACGGCGGGGCGGCGATCCTGCTGGCGGCCGAGGAGTACGTACGGGACTGCCGTACGGCGCCGGTGTGGGTGCTCGGGACCGGGGAGCACGTCTCGCACGCGGCGATGTCCGAGTGGCCGGACTTCACGGTGTCACCGGCGGCGGTGAGCGGGCGGCTGGCCTTCCAGCGGGCGGGAGTCGAGGCCTCGGAGATGGACTTCGCGGAGATCTACGACGCGTTCACCTACATGACGCTGGTGACGCTGGAGGATCTGGGTTTCTGCGCGAAGGGCGAGGGGGGCGCCTTTGTGGAGAAGGGGCGGTTGCGGGTGGCCGGCGGGGAGTTGCCCGTGAACACGGACGGGGGTGGGCTGTCGGCCCAACATCCCGGGATGCGGGGGCTGTTCCTGCTGGTGGAGGCGGTACGGCAGTTGCGGGGGGAGGCCGGGGCTCGTCAGGTGACGGGCGCGGACGGCGACTTGCCGCGACTGGGGGTGGCTTCCGGGACGGGCGGCTGGTTCTGCTCTTCAGGGACGGTGGTGCTGGGCCGGGACTGA
- a CDS encoding GNAT family N-acetyltransferase encodes MTTDDWRITGDLDQFLTRAGKFLRSRPALHTVHLTVTAALNSRGLRVYGEGDPVFGTLERDGDVRAAFFRTPPGRLMLTPLTAGEASELAAQLALRGDELPGVMGELDTASTFAEAWARRTGRSPALHARQRLYRLAELTTPQPAPPGRPRVATANDREQLVRWYVEFTEAIGESGTSQDPGEWADSRIAYGGITLWETPEGTPVSMAGLTTKVAGQIRVAPVYTPADLRGRGYAGAVTVEVSRMARAAGADEVLLFTDLANATSNALYQRIGYRPVEDFAGYDFHPAPAPR; translated from the coding sequence GTGACGACCGACGACTGGCGCATCACCGGTGACCTCGACCAATTCCTCACCCGGGCAGGGAAGTTCCTGCGTTCCCGCCCCGCCCTCCACACGGTCCACCTCACGGTGACGGCGGCGCTGAACAGCCGAGGGCTGCGGGTGTACGGCGAGGGCGACCCGGTGTTCGGCACCCTGGAACGCGACGGCGACGTACGGGCCGCCTTCTTCCGCACACCTCCCGGCCGCCTGATGCTGACGCCCCTCACCGCCGGGGAGGCCAGCGAGCTGGCCGCCCAATTGGCCTTGCGCGGCGACGAGTTGCCGGGAGTCATGGGCGAACTGGACACGGCATCGACGTTCGCGGAGGCATGGGCGCGACGAACGGGACGGTCACCCGCACTCCACGCACGCCAACGCCTGTACCGACTGGCCGAGTTGACGACCCCGCAACCCGCCCCACCGGGCCGCCCGAGAGTCGCGACGGCAAACGACCGCGAGCAACTCGTGCGCTGGTACGTCGAGTTCACCGAGGCGATCGGTGAGAGCGGCACCTCGCAGGACCCCGGCGAGTGGGCCGACTCCCGGATCGCGTACGGCGGGATCACGCTGTGGGAGACCCCGGAGGGTACGCCGGTGTCCATGGCCGGGCTCACGACGAAGGTGGCCGGCCAGATCCGGGTGGCCCCCGTCTACACCCCGGCGGACCTCAGGGGTCGGGGCTACGCGGGTGCGGTGACGGTGGAGGTCAGCAGGATGGCAAGGGCGGCGGGCGCGGACGAGGTACTCCTGTTCACGGACCTGGCCAACGCCACGAGCAACGCCCTCTACCAGCGCATCGGCTACCGCCCGGTGGAGGACTTCGCGGGCTACGACTTCCACCCCGCCCCGGCCCCGAGGTGA